Proteins encoded together in one Lathyrus oleraceus cultivar Zhongwan6 chromosome 5, CAAS_Psat_ZW6_1.0, whole genome shotgun sequence window:
- the LOC127079338 gene encoding uncharacterized protein LOC127079338: MRVLFGAQDVLNLVNNSYTLTAENAIEVQINAQREITKKDHKAMLYIHQCVDPKVFEKIVDSTTVKAVCDTLVQCYDGDISVKKVKLQSLRKQYENLSIKNNEKVTDYISRVIVVTNEMKSCGETYFELVIIEKVLRSLTPLFDYIVIAIEHSKETSTALKAYFVNKNKKQAWLENRKKNGEGVQKPKLSNPYDTKHKNVHKGKEKFDDRKIWCYNCNKFGYFGVDCSPNKVSKGEEANIARGDFEDEPVLLMESENAIGIMVDLWYMNTGCSNHLTVNKQ; encoded by the exons atgcgtgtgttgtttggcgctcaagatgttcttAATCTCGTCAACAACAGTTACACACTGACTGCAGAAAATGCAATAGAAGTGCAAATAAACGCGCAACGTGAAATAACGAAGAAGGATCATAAGGCAATGTTATATATCCATCAGTGTGTTGATCCAAAGGTGTTTGAGAAGATCGTCGATTCAACAACGGTGAAGGCCGTGTGCGATACACTTGTGCAATGCTATGATGGTGACATATCAGTAAAGAAAGTAAAATTGCAGTCCCTACGCAAGCAGTACGAGAATCTCAGTATAAAGAATAATGAGAAGGTGACTGATTATATCTCTAGAGTGATTGTGGTCACGAATGAGATGAAGTCTTGTGGAGAAACATATTTTGAACTGGTAATCATTGAAAAGGTACTAAGATCACTTACTCCTCTGTTTGATTACATAGTTATAGCCATAGAACATTCGAAAGAAACTAGCACC GCTCTGAAAGCTTATTTTGTCAATAAGAACAAGAAGCAAGCATGGCTAGAGAATAGGAAAAAGAATGGTGAGGGTGTTCAAAAGCCAAAACTCTCCAATCCATATGACACGAAACATAAAAATGTTCATAAGGGAAAGGAGAAGTTTGATGATAGAAAGATTTGGTGCTACAATTGCAACAAGTTTGGCTATTTTGGTGTTGATTGTTCGCCAAACAAGGTTAGCAAGGGTGAAGAAGCCAACATAGCCAGAGGAGACTTTGAGGATGAACCAGTGTTATTGATGGAATCTGAGAATGCAATCGGAATAATGGTAGACTTATGGTATATGAACACTGGTTGCTCAAATCACCTAACTGTAAACAAGCAATAG